Proteins encoded within one genomic window of Branchiostoma floridae strain S238N-H82 unplaced genomic scaffold, Bfl_VNyyK Sc7u5tJ_335, whole genome shotgun sequence:
- the LOC118408682 gene encoding uncharacterized protein LOC118408682 isoform X1, producing MVRTIYVKLNSTQRARDSLVMKEEPDKRVTFRMPGTLVNLLLLTVWATANEVPFQERLKDSVMDMDMDTPSVPLSPRTPRVGGRPTSGDFLQPDLPFSLLRQGTAAARPDGDQPRDTGDGRRRASKWKGSRVVVWSKLMPNPQGFLALYG from the exons ATGGTGCGTACGATTTACGTCAAACTGAATTCTACCCAGAGAGCACGTGACTCATTAGTAATGAAGGAGGAACCAGATAAAAG GGTGACATTCAGGATGCCTGGAACTCTGGTGAATCTTCTACTACTGACAGTCTGGGCCACAGCCAATGAGGTTCCTTTTCAAGAAAGATTGAAGG ACAGCGTcatggacatggacatggaCACACCTAGCGTGCCCCTTTCGCCCCGTACTCCACGAGTGGGTGGCAGACCGACTTCAGGGGACTTCCTGCAGCCTGACCTGCCGTTCTCGCTGCTCCGCCAGGGCACCGCTGCCGCGAGGCCAGACGGGGACCAGCCCCGAGACACCGGCGACGGACGAAGGAGAGCCTCCAAGTGGAAAGGGTCCCGCGTGGTAGTCTGGAGCAAACTGATGCCCAACCCGCAAGGCTTCTTAGCCCTGTACGGTTGA
- the LOC118408682 gene encoding uncharacterized protein LOC118408682 isoform X2, producing MPGTLVNLLLLTVWATANEVPFQERLKDSVMDMDMDTPSVPLSPRTPRVGGRPTSGDFLQPDLPFSLLRQGTAAARPDGDQPRDTGDGRRRASKWKGSRVVVWSKLMPNPQGFLALYG from the exons ATGCCTGGAACTCTGGTGAATCTTCTACTACTGACAGTCTGGGCCACAGCCAATGAGGTTCCTTTTCAAGAAAGATTGAAGG ACAGCGTcatggacatggacatggaCACACCTAGCGTGCCCCTTTCGCCCCGTACTCCACGAGTGGGTGGCAGACCGACTTCAGGGGACTTCCTGCAGCCTGACCTGCCGTTCTCGCTGCTCCGCCAGGGCACCGCTGCCGCGAGGCCAGACGGGGACCAGCCCCGAGACACCGGCGACGGACGAAGGAGAGCCTCCAAGTGGAAAGGGTCCCGCGTGGTAGTCTGGAGCAAACTGATGCCCAACCCGCAAGGCTTCTTAGCCCTGTACGGTTGA
- the LOC118408684 gene encoding uncharacterized protein LOC118408684 has translation MRTTAFLLASLLVLLHTILPSTVDSLALGGREAQHRQDCGGRRIRSRVPVGLKRAWPDRRGGLNSDDIFWEDTLPNSIERRQPSTEIDDEEVVDSADPDRVQYNPNAWSRFGRSMCP, from the exons ATGAGGACTACCGCTTTTCTCCTGGCGTCTCTTCTGGTCTTGCTGCACACCATTCTTCCCAGTACGGTAGACAGTCTGGCGCTTGGAGGGCGAGAGGCACAGCACAGGCAAGACTGTGGAG GCAGGAGAATACGAAGCAGGGTACCGGTGGGTCTCAAGCGTGCCTGGCCGGACCGAAGAGGTGGACTGAATAGCGACGACATTTTCTGGGAAGACACCTTACCGAACAGCATTGAGCGACGCCAACCGTCCACGGAGATAGACGACGAGGAGGTGGTGGACTCTGCCGATCCCGACCGGGTCCAGTACAACCCCAACGCCTGGTCACGCTTCGGCAGGTCCATGTGTCCGTGA